One part of the Lysobacterales bacterium genome encodes these proteins:
- the aceE gene encoding pyruvate dehydrogenase (acetyl-transferring), homodimeric type: protein MNVLQDLIDTDLDPTETQEWVEALSAVIAADGGERAHYLLERMVEQTRRAGAHLPFNPTTEYVNTIPAPLEPKSPGDAAMEWRIRSIVRWNALATVVRANRKPGELGGHIASFASAATLYDVGFNHFWRAPSADHPGDLIGVQGHSSPGVYARAFLEGRISESQLDHFRMEVDGKGISSYPHPWLMPDFWQLPTVSMGLGPISAIYQARFWKYLEGRGLMPKTDRKVWCFLGDGECDEPESLGAIALAGREGLDNLIFVINCNLQRLDGPVRGNGKIIQELEGVFRGASWNVIKLVWGSYWDPLLARDTTGKLRQLMMETVDGEYQNCKAFGGKYTRDNFFGKYPETAALVANLSDEDIWRLNRGGHDPHKVYAAYDAAMKTQGMPTVILAKTVKGYGMGKAGESLNPTHQTKKLDDEAVRAFRDRFKIPVPDDKLAEVPFYHPGPDSPEVQYLKARRAALGGPLPQRRQKASESLKVPELNAFDRLLKASGDREISTTMAFVQAFNIILRDKQVGPRCVPIVADEARTFGMEGLFRQIGIYAPHGQKYKPVDADQLMYYREDAAGQVLEEGITEAGAFSSWMAAATSYSTNNLQMLPFYIYYSMFGFQRIGDSAWQAADMRSRGFLLGATAGRTTLNGEGLQHEDGHSHLLAGAIPNCRPYDPTFGFEVAVILQHGMRRMIEEQVDEYYYLTLMNENYAHPEMPAGAEDGIIRGMYLLRESGNGNGESGKSKSKSKKPHVQLLGSGTILREVMAAAELLEKEFGVSADIWSCPSFTELRRDGFDAERHNRLNPEKPQRKAYVTELLEGRAGPAIAATDYVRGFADQIRAFVPMRYTVLGTDGFGRSDTRANLRRFFEVDRFHIAHAAICALADEGVMNAKDVARAIKEFGIQADKPNPSHV from the coding sequence ATGAACGTTCTGCAGGATCTGATCGACACCGACCTCGACCCCACCGAGACCCAGGAATGGGTCGAAGCGCTGTCGGCGGTGATCGCGGCCGATGGCGGCGAGCGCGCGCACTACCTGCTCGAACGCATGGTCGAGCAGACCCGCCGCGCCGGCGCCCACCTGCCCTTCAACCCGACCACCGAGTACGTCAACACCATCCCGGCGCCTCTGGAGCCGAAAAGCCCCGGCGACGCCGCGATGGAGTGGCGGATCCGTTCGATCGTGCGCTGGAACGCGCTGGCCACGGTGGTGCGCGCCAACCGCAAGCCCGGCGAACTGGGCGGACACATTGCCAGCTTCGCCTCGGCCGCCACCCTCTACGACGTCGGCTTCAACCATTTCTGGCGGGCGCCGAGTGCGGATCACCCCGGTGATCTGATCGGCGTGCAGGGCCACTCCTCGCCGGGCGTGTATGCCCGCGCCTTTCTGGAGGGCCGAATCAGCGAGAGCCAGCTCGACCACTTCCGCATGGAGGTCGACGGCAAGGGCATCAGCTCCTACCCGCACCCTTGGCTGATGCCCGACTTCTGGCAGCTGCCGACCGTGTCGATGGGGCTCGGCCCGATCAGCGCGATCTACCAGGCGCGCTTCTGGAAGTACCTCGAAGGCCGCGGCCTGATGCCGAAGACCGACCGCAAGGTGTGGTGCTTCCTCGGCGACGGCGAGTGCGATGAGCCCGAGAGCCTCGGCGCGATCGCGCTGGCCGGCCGCGAGGGCCTCGACAATCTGATCTTCGTCATCAACTGCAATCTGCAGCGCCTCGACGGCCCGGTGCGCGGCAACGGCAAGATCATCCAGGAGCTGGAAGGCGTGTTCCGCGGCGCCAGCTGGAACGTGATCAAGCTGGTCTGGGGCAGCTACTGGGATCCGCTGCTGGCCCGCGACACCACCGGCAAACTGCGCCAGCTGATGATGGAAACGGTCGACGGCGAGTACCAGAACTGCAAGGCCTTCGGCGGCAAGTACACGCGCGACAACTTCTTCGGCAAGTACCCGGAAACCGCGGCTCTCGTTGCCAACCTGAGCGACGAGGACATCTGGCGCCTGAATCGCGGCGGCCATGACCCGCACAAGGTCTATGCCGCCTACGACGCCGCGATGAAGACCCAGGGCATGCCCACGGTCATCCTGGCCAAGACGGTCAAGGGCTACGGCATGGGCAAGGCCGGCGAGTCGCTCAACCCGACCCATCAGACCAAGAAGCTCGACGACGAGGCGGTGCGCGCCTTCCGCGATCGTTTCAAGATCCCGGTGCCCGACGACAAGCTCGCCGAGGTGCCCTTCTACCACCCCGGCCCCGACTCGCCGGAAGTGCAGTACCTGAAGGCGCGTCGCGCCGCGCTGGGCGGCCCGCTGCCGCAGCGCCGGCAAAAGGCCAGCGAATCGCTGAAGGTTCCGGAGCTGAACGCCTTCGACCGCCTGCTGAAGGCCAGCGGCGACCGCGAGATCAGCACCACCATGGCCTTCGTGCAGGCCTTCAACATCATCCTGCGCGACAAGCAGGTCGGCCCGCGCTGCGTGCCGATCGTCGCCGACGAGGCGCGCACCTTCGGCATGGAGGGTCTGTTCCGGCAAATCGGCATCTATGCGCCGCACGGCCAGAAGTACAAGCCGGTCGACGCCGACCAGCTGATGTACTACCGCGAAGACGCCGCCGGTCAGGTGCTGGAGGAAGGCATCACCGAGGCCGGTGCGTTCTCCAGCTGGATGGCCGCGGCCACCAGCTACAGCACCAACAACCTGCAGATGCTGCCGTTCTACATCTACTACTCGATGTTCGGCTTCCAGCGCATCGGCGACTCCGCCTGGCAGGCCGCCGACATGCGCTCGCGCGGCTTCCTGCTTGGCGCCACCGCCGGCCGCACCACGCTGAACGGCGAAGGCCTGCAGCACGAAGACGGCCACAGCCATCTGCTGGCGGGTGCCATCCCGAACTGCCGCCCGTATGACCCGACCTTCGGCTTCGAGGTCGCGGTGATCCTGCAGCACGGCATGCGCCGGATGATCGAGGAGCAGGTCGACGAGTACTACTACCTGACCCTGATGAACGAGAACTACGCCCACCCGGAAATGCCGGCCGGCGCCGAGGACGGGATCATCCGCGGCATGTATCTGCTGCGGGAATCGGGCAACGGCAACGGCGAGTCGGGGAAGAGCAAGAGCAAGAGCAAGAAGCCGCACGTGCAGCTGCTGGGCTCGGGCACGATCCTGCGCGAAGTGATGGCGGCCGCTGAGCTGCTGGAGAAGGAGTTCGGCGTCAGCGCCGACATCTGGAGCTGCCCGAGCTTCACCGAGCTGCGTCGCGACGGCTTCGACGCCGAGCGCCACAACCGCCTGAATCCGGAGAAGCCGCAGCGCAAGGCCTACGTGACTGAACTGCTCGAAGGCCGCGCGGGTCCGGCGATCGCCGCCACCGACTACGTGCGCGGCTTCGCCGACCAGATCCGCGCCTTCGTGCCGATGCGCTACACCGTGCTCGGCACCGACGGCTTCGGCCGCTCGGACACCCGCGCCAACCTGCGCCGCTTCTTCGAGGTCGACCGCTTCCACATCGCGCACGCGGCGATCTGCGCGCTGGCCGACGAGGGCGTGATGAACGCCAAAGACGTGGCGCGGGCGATCAAGGAGTTCGGCATCCAGGCCGACAAGCCGAACCCCAGCCACGTCTGA
- a CDS encoding aminopeptidase P N-terminal domain-containing protein, protein MPPLRAPAPIRTAEFVRRRRQLMRLAGDDAILILPAAAERIRNRDSTYPYRQDSDFWYLSGFNEPEAVLVLIPGRSHGEALLFCRERDADREAWDGPRAGPEGAVENYGFDDAYPIGDIDDILPGLIEGRSRVFYHFGREVEFDLKLIGWVNRVRAQIRHGAESPHEFMELGHLLHEQRLFKSAAELKLMRHSAAIAAEAHVRAIQATRPGLHEYSIEAELLHGFRRHGAVPSYEPIVGGGANACVLHYRANSAALKPGELLLIDAGAEYEGYASDITRTFPISDTYSREQRALYEIVLAAQAAAIAAVKPGKRWIDPHEAAVEVLTEGLLSLGLLRGTVKQCIADESYRRFYMHKTGHWLGLDVHDVGDYRIGGEYRLLEPGMVLTIEPGLYIAPGSKGVAAKWQGIGIRIEDDVLVSADGHELLTGGVPKEIDAIEALKARAA, encoded by the coding sequence ATGCCTCCCCTGCGCGCCCCGGCACCGATACGCACCGCCGAGTTCGTCCGCCGTCGCCGCCAGCTGATGCGGCTGGCCGGCGATGACGCCATCCTGATCCTACCGGCCGCCGCCGAGCGCATCCGCAATCGCGACAGCACCTATCCGTACCGCCAGGACAGCGACTTCTGGTACCTGAGCGGCTTCAATGAGCCGGAGGCGGTACTGGTGCTGATCCCGGGCCGCAGCCACGGCGAGGCCCTGCTGTTCTGCCGCGAGCGCGACGCCGACCGCGAGGCCTGGGACGGCCCGCGCGCGGGCCCCGAAGGCGCGGTCGAGAACTACGGCTTCGACGATGCCTATCCGATCGGCGACATCGACGACATCCTGCCCGGCCTGATCGAGGGCCGCTCGCGGGTGTTCTACCACTTCGGCCGCGAGGTCGAGTTCGATCTCAAGCTGATCGGCTGGGTCAACCGCGTGCGCGCGCAGATCCGCCACGGCGCGGAGTCGCCGCACGAGTTCATGGAGTTGGGACACCTGCTGCACGAGCAGCGCCTGTTCAAGAGCGCGGCCGAGCTGAAGCTGATGCGGCACAGCGCAGCGATCGCCGCCGAAGCGCACGTGCGCGCCATCCAGGCAACGCGGCCGGGGCTGCACGAGTATTCGATCGAGGCCGAACTGCTGCACGGGTTCCGCCGCCACGGCGCGGTGCCCAGCTACGAGCCCATCGTCGGCGGTGGCGCCAACGCCTGTGTGCTGCACTACCGCGCCAACAGTGCCGCGCTCAAACCCGGCGAGCTGCTGCTGATCGACGCCGGCGCAGAGTACGAGGGCTACGCCTCGGACATCACCCGCACCTTCCCGATCTCGGACACCTACAGCCGCGAGCAGCGTGCGCTGTACGAGATCGTGCTGGCCGCGCAAGCGGCCGCGATCGCCGCGGTGAAGCCGGGCAAGCGCTGGATCGATCCGCATGAGGCTGCCGTCGAGGTGCTGACCGAGGGCCTGCTTTCGCTGGGCCTGCTGCGCGGCACCGTGAAGCAGTGCATCGCCGACGAAAGCTACCGGCGCTTCTACATGCACAAGACCGGCCACTGGCTGGGCCTCGACGTGCACGACGTCGGCGACTACCGCATCGGCGGCGAGTACCGCCTGCTTGAACCCGGCATGGTGCTGACCATCGAGCCGGGGCTGTACATCGCGCCGGGTTCGAAAGGCGTGGCGGCAAAGTGGCAGGGCATCGGCATCCGCATCGAGGACGACGTGCTGGTCAGCGCAGACGGCCACGAGCTGCTGACCGGCGGCGTGCCCAAGGAGATCGACGCGATCGAAGCGCTCAAGGCCCGCGCGGCCTGA
- a CDS encoding acyl-CoA desaturase gives MQYSPHSRALDAAQTEAFAAELDALRERMRAQLGEADARHIRRVYAAVRYTGFAGRALLVIAAIVSGLWLPALLWPLCGLGVLLLALSKILENMELAHNVMHGQYDWLRDPVLDGRRYEWDIAGTSDNWRDTHNYRHHTYTNVRGMDEDLGYGLLRLFPEQRWKPFYLFQPVIAVVFALLFEWGIAVQNLHLGRYFKGRMSKAELRAAWKPAAKKMRRQIVRDYLVLPLLAGPFFLPVLLGSIAANLIRNVWTWVVIFCGHFTADAITFPKDVLRDESRGQWYLRQLHGSSNLRGGRLMDLMTGNLSHQIEHHLFPELPANRYAQIAVEVRALCARYGQHYNTGSMPRQFAQVLWRILRHAFPSRAPRREAEPLAVA, from the coding sequence ATGCAGTACTCACCGCACAGCCGCGCGCTCGACGCCGCGCAGACCGAAGCCTTCGCCGCCGAGCTCGACGCCCTGCGCGAGCGCATGCGCGCCCAGCTGGGCGAAGCCGATGCGCGCCATATCCGACGCGTGTACGCGGCCGTGCGCTACACCGGCTTCGCGGGTCGCGCCCTGCTGGTGATCGCCGCGATCGTCAGTGGCCTCTGGCTGCCGGCCCTGCTGTGGCCGCTGTGTGGCCTCGGCGTGCTGCTGCTGGCGCTGTCGAAGATCCTCGAGAACATGGAACTCGCCCACAACGTGATGCACGGCCAGTACGACTGGCTGCGCGATCCGGTGCTGGACGGCCGCCGCTACGAGTGGGACATCGCCGGCACCTCGGACAACTGGCGCGACACCCACAACTATCGCCATCACACTTACACCAATGTGCGAGGCATGGACGAGGACCTGGGCTACGGTCTGCTGCGCCTGTTTCCCGAGCAGCGCTGGAAGCCCTTCTATCTGTTCCAGCCCGTGATCGCGGTGGTGTTCGCTCTGCTGTTCGAGTGGGGCATCGCGGTGCAGAACCTGCACCTCGGCCGCTACTTCAAGGGCCGCATGAGCAAGGCCGAGCTGCGCGCGGCCTGGAAGCCGGCGGCGAAGAAGATGCGTCGGCAGATCGTGCGCGACTACCTGGTGCTGCCGCTGCTGGCCGGGCCCTTTTTCCTGCCCGTGTTGCTGGGTTCGATCGCGGCCAACCTGATCCGCAATGTCTGGACCTGGGTGGTGATCTTCTGCGGCCACTTCACCGCCGATGCCATCACCTTTCCCAAGGACGTGCTGCGCGACGAATCGCGCGGCCAGTGGTACCTGCGCCAGCTGCACGGCAGCTCCAACCTGCGCGGCGGCCGTCTGATGGATCTCATGACCGGCAACCTGAGCCATCAGATCGAGCACCACCTGTTCCCTGAGCTGCCGGCCAACCGCTATGCGCAGATCGCGGTCGAAGTGCGCGCGCTGTGTGCCCGCTACGGTCAGCACTACAACACCGGCTCGATGCCGCGGCAGTTCGCCCAGGTGCTGTGGCGCATCCTGCGCCACGCGTTTCCCAGCCGCGCCCCGCGTCGAGAGGCCGAACCCCTCGCGGTGGCCTGA
- a CDS encoding MipA/OmpV family protein, with the protein MSFVRSLSSLGLLATLAVPALDARAQNDRRGPPTWSAGVMGIVRDTPYREADSDNIVVPFVGYEGERVYFRGLNLGWKLDPTADIQVELIARARLDGFEAKDSPVFAGMAERERSLELGASASRALGPGRIEFAAFTDALDRSGGQELDLMWRGDFGRGPFRVQPEAGLRWQSEDLVDYYFGVRADEATTLRPAYRAGSALVPRVAVNALAPLGGQWSLFARLSYDDLPAAITDSPLVDRGSERRAFIGLVYGFR; encoded by the coding sequence ATGTCCTTCGTCCGTTCGCTGTCTTCGCTGGGCCTGCTCGCCACGCTCGCCGTGCCGGCGCTTGATGCGCGAGCGCAGAACGATCGGCGCGGGCCGCCGACCTGGAGTGCCGGGGTGATGGGCATCGTTCGCGATACGCCCTATCGCGAGGCCGACAGCGACAACATCGTGGTGCCCTTCGTCGGCTACGAGGGTGAGCGCGTGTACTTTCGCGGCCTGAACCTCGGCTGGAAGCTCGACCCCACCGCCGACATCCAGGTCGAGCTGATCGCCCGCGCCCGTCTCGACGGCTTCGAGGCCAAGGATTCCCCGGTCTTTGCCGGCATGGCCGAGCGCGAGCGCTCACTTGAGTTGGGCGCCTCGGCCAGCCGTGCGCTCGGCCCGGGGCGCATCGAGTTCGCGGCCTTCACCGATGCGCTCGACCGCAGCGGCGGCCAGGAGCTGGACCTGATGTGGCGCGGCGACTTCGGCCGCGGGCCCTTCCGCGTGCAGCCCGAGGCCGGCCTGCGCTGGCAGAGCGAAGACCTGGTCGACTACTACTTCGGCGTGCGTGCGGACGAAGCCACGACCCTGCGGCCGGCCTATCGCGCAGGTTCGGCGCTGGTGCCGCGCGTGGCGGTGAATGCGCTGGCCCCGCTGGGCGGGCAGTGGAGCCTGTTCGCGCGCTTGTCCTACGACGATCTGCCCGCGGCCATCACCGACAGCCCGCTGGTCGATCGCGGCAGCGAGCGGCGCGCTTTCATCGGTCTCGTTTACGGCTTCCGCTGA
- a CDS encoding copper chaperone PCu(A)C: MLLRALACSLLLAGLLPAAAAVAADASTLHVSGAWVRPMPPGARVGGGYVEIHNAGETTRRLLGAESPRASSMEIHTMTEVDGVMRMRRLPDGIEIPAGAKISLKPGAEHLMFFNPDPAFAEGETIPVTLRFDGDASIQVEFAVADRSGKPADPHAHH; the protein is encoded by the coding sequence ATGCTGCTTCGTGCTCTTGCTTGTTCCCTGCTGCTCGCGGGCCTGCTGCCCGCAGCGGCTGCTGTTGCTGCCGATGCGTCCACCCTGCACGTGAGCGGCGCCTGGGTGCGGCCGATGCCGCCGGGCGCGCGCGTCGGCGGCGGCTATGTCGAGATCCACAACGCGGGCGAGACGACGCGCCGCCTGCTCGGCGCGGAGAGCCCGCGGGCGTCGAGCATGGAAATCCACACCATGACCGAGGTCGATGGCGTGATGCGCATGCGCCGTCTACCGGACGGCATCGAGATTCCTGCCGGCGCGAAGATCAGCCTGAAGCCCGGCGCCGAGCATCTGATGTTCTTCAACCCCGATCCCGCCTTCGCGGAAGGCGAGACGATTCCGGTCACCCTGCGCTTCGACGGCGACGCGTCGATCCAGGTCGAGTTCGCAGTGGCAGACCGCAGCGGCAAGCCGGCCGACCCGCACGCGCACCACTGA
- a CDS encoding iron-sulfur cluster-binding domain-containing protein, with amino-acid sequence MPIPSPTARPLDTGAFDRVGLDPPSLDAGLGQASAIAAPLAARNDRDIAGQNRRSRLNPRRWLQPAVFDFWARHFNRTWSAERILARVIERRAASSRATTLVLKPNRRWPGAIAGQHLDVIVELQGVRHRRSYSLSAPPRADGCIEITVADVEGGRVSPVLARATRIGDVLELSAPYGGLVLSCRGALAPIREARPFPLSPPPLPPGERGSRSQDSIVPAPALLLAAGSGITPLRALLLDALAKGEARAITLLYWAQTREELCFREELLQLAQQHSNLRVEFLLTRDPAAPVARISAGQLQTLAPDLSRCDVLACGPDGFIASARELCASARGFQAEGFTAPSAGDAGAGPVRVELKRSGLALDLPTDRPLLQALEEAGQTPAFGCRRGICNTCSCDRVAGASRDLQNGALRDEPSTPIRLCVHAAAAGLVLDL; translated from the coding sequence ATGCCCATCCCATCACCCACCGCCCGCCCGCTCGACACAGGCGCCTTCGATAGGGTGGGTCTCGACCCACCGTCGCTCGACGCCGGCCTCGGTCAAGCAAGCGCCATCGCAGCACCACTCGCGGCGCGCAACGATCGCGACATCGCCGGTCAGAACCGGCGGTCGCGCCTGAACCCCCGCCGCTGGCTGCAGCCCGCGGTCTTCGACTTCTGGGCGCGGCACTTCAATCGCACCTGGTCAGCCGAGCGCATCCTCGCCCGCGTTATCGAGCGCCGCGCGGCGTCTTCGCGCGCCACCACGCTGGTGCTGAAGCCCAACCGCCGCTGGCCAGGCGCTATCGCCGGCCAGCATCTGGACGTGATCGTCGAACTCCAGGGCGTGCGCCACCGCCGCAGCTACAGCCTGTCGGCGCCGCCGCGCGCGGACGGCTGCATCGAGATCACCGTCGCCGACGTCGAAGGCGGCCGGGTCAGCCCGGTGCTGGCGCGCGCGACGCGGATCGGCGATGTGCTGGAGCTGTCCGCGCCTTACGGCGGGCTCGTGCTGTCGTGCCGAGGGGCGCTGGCGCCGATCCGCGAGGCGCGTCCGTTCCCCCTCTCCCCACCCCCTCTCCCACCAGGGGAGAGGGGCTCACGCTCGCAGGATTCCATCGTCCCGGCGCCCGCGCTGCTGCTCGCCGCCGGCAGCGGCATCACCCCGCTGCGCGCGCTGCTGCTCGATGCGCTGGCGAAGGGCGAGGCGCGCGCGATCACCCTGCTGTACTGGGCGCAGACCCGCGAGGAGCTGTGCTTCCGCGAGGAGCTGCTGCAGCTCGCGCAGCAGCATTCGAACCTGCGCGTCGAATTCCTCCTGACCCGCGATCCCGCAGCGCCGGTCGCGCGCATCAGCGCCGGGCAGCTGCAGACGCTCGCGCCGGATCTTTCCCGCTGCGACGTACTGGCCTGCGGCCCGGACGGTTTCATCGCCAGCGCTCGCGAACTCTGCGCGTCCGCGCGCGGCTTCCAGGCCGAGGGCTTCACCGCGCCCTCCGCAGGTGACGCGGGGGCAGGCCCGGTGCGCGTGGAGCTGAAACGCAGCGGGCTGGCACTCGACCTGCCCACCGACCGCCCGCTGCTGCAGGCGCTGGAAGAAGCCGGGCAGACGCCCGCCTTCGGCTGCCGCCGCGGCATCTGCAACACCTGCAGCTGTGATCGCGTGGCAGGCGCCTCGCGCGACCTGCAGAACGGCGCGCTGCGCGACGAACCCTCCACCCCCATCCGCCTATGCGTGCATGCCGCCGCCGCTGGCCTTGTCCTGGACCTGTAA
- the fabR gene encoding HTH-type transcriptional repressor FabR, with translation MAPRPQPECALPPSASRPADHTPGRKPSIAREDLIAAALRLIGPHRSVSTLSLREVAREADIAPNSFYRHFRDIDELAVALIELSGEALRRIVGNARKRAGDASGIVRSSIEVFIEQVRADDRLLHVLLREGTAGTDAFKAAVDRELGFFEDELHSDLVRINAAQGKRLQQPRTVARAITRLVFAMGATAIDAPPDRDPELIEELSLMVRMILAGARALAEREAGD, from the coding sequence ATGGCGCCCCGCCCCCAGCCGGAGTGCGCCTTGCCTCCTTCCGCGTCACGCCCGGCCGACCACACGCCGGGGCGCAAGCCCAGCATCGCCCGCGAGGATCTGATCGCCGCCGCGCTGCGCCTGATCGGCCCACATCGCAGCGTGTCGACGCTGAGCCTGCGCGAGGTCGCGCGCGAGGCCGATATCGCGCCCAACAGCTTCTACCGCCATTTCCGCGACATCGACGAACTCGCAGTGGCGCTGATCGAACTCAGCGGCGAAGCCCTGCGGCGCATCGTCGGCAATGCGCGCAAACGCGCCGGCGATGCCAGCGGCATCGTGCGCAGCTCGATCGAGGTCTTCATCGAGCAGGTGCGCGCCGACGACCGCCTGCTGCACGTGCTGCTGCGCGAAGGCACGGCCGGCACCGATGCCTTCAAGGCCGCGGTCGACCGTGAGCTCGGCTTCTTCGAGGACGAGCTGCATTCGGACCTGGTGCGCATCAACGCAGCCCAGGGCAAACGCCTGCAGCAGCCGCGCACGGTGGCGCGCGCCATCACCCGGCTGGTGTTCGCGATGGGCGCCACGGCGATCGATGCCCCGCCCGATCGCGACCCCGAGCTGATCGAGGAACTGAGCCTGATGGTGCGGATGATCCTGGCCGGCGCGCGCGCGCTGGCCGAGCGAGAAGCTGGCGACTGA
- a CDS encoding UPF0149 family protein gives MRGRREGSRYTAQPSALVLRPVSEPSLPSLPEVERALSEAAIGIDAAELHGSICGLLSAGGRLAGADWLDALAVEGPRQAPGGTLDRLRASTLAQLADSEYGFELLLPDEDSALGDRVEALGAWCRGFLGGFGLGTASASRLSDEAREALEDLARIAQAELSFEDDEDDASALEEIIEFVRVAVLLLHSENGADSAQSTLH, from the coding sequence ATGCGCGGCCGCCGCGAGGGCTCGCGTTACACTGCGCAGCCGTCAGCACTGGTGCTTCGTCCTGTGTCCGAGCCGTCCCTGCCCTCCCTTCCTGAAGTCGAGCGCGCGCTGTCAGAGGCCGCCATCGGGATCGACGCCGCCGAGCTGCACGGGTCGATCTGCGGTCTGCTCTCGGCCGGTGGCCGCTTGGCCGGCGCGGATTGGCTGGACGCTCTCGCCGTGGAGGGTCCGCGGCAAGCGCCCGGCGGCACGCTGGACCGTCTTCGCGCGAGCACCCTCGCGCAGCTGGCCGACAGCGAATACGGCTTCGAGCTGCTGCTGCCCGACGAGGATTCCGCACTTGGCGACCGCGTCGAAGCGCTGGGCGCCTGGTGCCGCGGTTTCCTGGGCGGCTTCGGCCTCGGCACAGCCTCGGCCTCGCGGCTGTCGGACGAAGCCCGCGAAGCGCTCGAAGACCTCGCCCGCATCGCCCAGGCCGAGCTCAGCTTCGAGGACGACGAGGACGACGCCAGCGCGCTGGAAGAGATCATCGAATTCGTCCGCGTCGCCGTGCTGCTGCTGCACAGCGAGAACGGCGCCGACTCCGCCCAGTCCACCCTGCACTGA